GACGCAGAACAAGAAATAAGAATTCCGTTTTTGGCTTGTTTTCTGGGAAACAGGCTAAAAACGAAGATGGATGTACTTTCACTTCCTTATGCAAGACTTTTTATTTTATCTCCTTTTAGGACTCGCTATATCAGGCCTGACTTTTTATTTAAATAAAGGTGCAGCAAAGAGCATCAATCAGGATGATGAAGGGTTTACAAACTTGAAGATGCCTAAATTGTATGCAATTATTGGGGTATTAGGACTAGTTGGCGGCGCAATTTTTCTAGGGTCCTTCCTAGTGGTGGAGGATATAGATGTAGTAACGACAGTAATATCACTAATTCTGTGCTTAAGTATTCTTTGGGGACTAGGAATAATCTGTTTACTCTGGTATTTCAACCATACGTTGAAATTTGATGAATTTTCTTTAGAGGTTGTGAATGTCTACGGAAAACAAACTAAGATTTATTGGCAGGATATAACATTCATGAAGTTCAAGCCATTTTCAGGACTTTTAATTTTAAAAGATGAAAACAACCAAAAAATAGCAATCCATCAGCATTTGGTTGGTTTAAGTGCCTTTACATCCATGATAGACTTAAAGACCTCTTTTAATTCTGAGGAATTAAAAATGCCAGTTTCAAAGCCTTTTATTAAGGGATTCTAACAAGAGGCAGATCTGATTTTTACGCATTTTATATAGTACATACTAAACCCCAAAATCTAGATACTAGCGTCTAACCTCTAGTGTCTCACCAATATGTTAGCAATCTTATCAAAAGAGTTTAACTCCTACCTCAACTCGCTCATCGGGTACATCGTCATTGGGGTGTTTCTGGTGGCAACGGGCCTGTTTATGTGGGTCTTCCCAGACAGCAGCGTGCTGGACTATGGCTACGCCGATTTGCAGAGCGTTTTCTCCCTGGCGCCCTGGCTGTTCTTGTTTTTGATTCCGGCTATTACCATGCGGGCCTTCGCCGAAGAGCGCAAGGCTGGCACCATGGAACTGCTCCTGACCAAACCGCTCTCTGATACGCAGTTGCTGTTGGGCAAGTACTTTGCGTGTCTGCTATTGGCCTTGTTCGCGCTGTTGCCTACGCTATTGTACTATGTGAGCGTGTACTTGTTGGGAGATCCGGTGGGAAACATTGATTCGGCAGCGGTAGCAGGTTCTTACTTGGGCTTGATTTTCTTGGCGGCGGTTTTTGTGGCCATGGGCATTTTTGCGTCTTCGCTGACTGAGAATCAGATTGTGGCCTTTATTCTGGCGGTGTTTCTGTGCTATCTGGTGTACACTGGCTTTGACCTGCTGGCCTCTATTGATGCCTGGGGAACGGCCTCGTATTACATTGCGCAATTAGGTATTTCGTATCACTACAGCTCCATCTCAAAAGGATTGATTGACTCCAGAGACGTGCTGTATTTCTTGAGTGTGATCACCATTATGTTATTAGGAACCAAACTGGTATTGGAGAGCAGAAAATGGTAGAGCAGACACATCCAACTCCAGAAAACCAGGCAACCGTAGCAGAAAGCCGAAGACGCCAGGATTGGACTTTCTTTCTGGTAGCCGTGGGCCTATTGCTGGTCCTCAACTTTGTGGCCAGCCGTTATTTCTTCAGAATTGACCTCACCGAAGACCAGCGGTATACCATCTCTGACAAGACCAAGAACTTGCTGGGCAACCTCAAGGAACCGGTACAAGTGACGGTGTACCTGGAGGGTGAATTCCCGGCGGGCTTTAGACGTTTGCAGAATTCCACCCGCGAGATGCTGGAGGAATTCAGGCTCTACAGTGACGGCAAACTGGACTATAATTTCGTGGACCCCAGCGCCAACACCAATGAGGAGGCCCGCAACCAGTTTTACATGCAACTGGTCCAGCTGGGCCTGCAACCTACCAACCTGTTCGCGCAGGAAGGCGATAAAAAGGTAGAAAAGATTGTCTTTCCGGGCGCCATTGTAGCCGGGGCTGGCAAGCAAACCGCCGCTACGCTTTTAAAAGGCAACCAGGCCGCGCCACCCGATGAGCGCCTCAACCAATCCATAGAAGGGTTGGAGTATGAACTGGCCTCGGCGGTACGTAAAGTGGCGGCTGCCAGCAGCGGCCGCATTGGCGTTTTGCAGGGCCACGGTGAACTGTGGGTACCCAAAGCGGCTGACTTTCTGGGCACGCTCTCGGAATACTACACCGTGAACCGCGTGGAATTGTCTCAAGTACCGGATTTGCATTCGTTTAACCTGGTGGTGATGATGAAGCCCACCCAGCCCTATACAGAGCAGGACAAATACAAGCTGGACCAGTTTGTGATGCGCGGCGGCAAAATTTTATTCTTACTGGATGGCGTACGCGCTGAGTTGGACAGCATCAGGAACGAAGGCATGTTGGCTCTGCCCAATGATGTGAACCTGCAGGACTTGTTGTTTAAGTACGGCGCTCGCGTGAATCCAGACTTGGTGCAGGATTTGAACGCCAGCTTCATACCAATGGTCACGGGCTACATGGGCAATCAACCCCAGACGCAACTGGTGCCTTGGCGGTATTACCCGCTTATCAACAGCTTCAGCAAACTGCCCATGACCCGCAACTTAGACGCGGTGCAGGCCAAGTTTGTAAGCTCCATTGATACCGTGAAGGCCGTGGGCATTAAGAAGACGCCCTTGCTGTGGTCCTCGCAATACTCGCGCAAGCGCCCGGCGCCGGTGTCTTTGTCCTTGAACGACCCCAGAATTGACCGAGATCCCAAATTGTTCGGGGAGCAGGCCGTGCCTATGGGCTACCTGCTGGAAGGCAGCTTTAAGTCGTTGTGGACCAACCGTCAACCTCCGGCCGGTTCTTCCATTCCGTTTATGGGAACCAGCAAGCCCACCAAACTAGTGATTTTCTCAGACGGCGACCTTGGCGCCAATGAAGTGGACCCTAAAACCGGAAGGCCCATGGAACTGGGGTATGACCGCTTCACGCGCCTGCGCTACGCTAACAAGGAACTCCTTAAAAACACGGTAGATTTTCTCTTGGATGAAAAAGGCCTTATTGAGCTTCGCGGCAAGGAAATCAAACTACGCCCCCTGGATAAAGCTAAACTGCGCGATGAGCGTACCCAATGGCAGGTGTTGAACCTGGGCATTCCCTTGGTGCTGCTGTTACTGTTTGGCGTGTTTAAATTCTGGTTCCGGAAACGGAAATACGCTAGGTAGGATTAAACTTACAGTATAGAGATAGTTATTGTGAGTGCAGCCAATGAGGTAACCAAAAAGCGTTTTTAGCCTATTTCCCAGAAAACTGCCCAAAAACAGAGTCACCGTCGTGGCTCTGTTTTTTTATGCGAAAATGGTAAGGACATGGGCTTCAGGAAAATAAAATCTTGGGATGGGCCGACCGGGGGAAGAGATTTGCGTAAACACGCGAAAAGATAATTATTCACCCCTTAAGAGTCCTCCAGCATGAAGCGTCTATTAATTTTTTCCTATATCGGCTTGATCGTGCCCTTCTTGATTTCCTGCGATAGTGAGTTGGTAGCGCCAGCGGGTGCGGCCCAGGTGCAGACCCAGGCGGCCTACGGTTCCTGCAGAACGTACCAGTACATTTCCAAAGGCGGCGAGGAAACCAACTACGGTGCAGCGTATGGAGAAGTATTGCTGGTAGGCTTCAGAGAAGGAATGACGCTGAAAGAAAAAGAAAAGCTGGTACGCCAGAGCAGCCTGTACAAAAGCATAGCCGGTGAAGTGGCCATGGAGTCTGGCCTGATCACCCTGGTGCAATTAAAACCCAGAAGCACCTGCGCCGATGTGGAGCTTTTGAGAGACCAGTTGCAGCGCCATCCAGACGTACTGTTTGCCAACCCGGCGTTTAAGGCTCAGCCGGGGCAGGAGGGAGAAGTTGCCTGGCTGGGGCTTTCCAACGAATTTCTGGTGTTTATTGAGCCGGGTACGCAAGCTCAGTTAGAGGCCCTGGTTGCCCAAACCAATTCCACGCTGGTGTTTTCCCTTTCAGAAGAATTGCACCTGATCAGTGTCACCAAAACTTCTCAAGGCGATGCCCTGGCCCTAAGCAACCTGTTCAACCAGCAGGCCTTTGTGGTAACGGCAGAGCCTAATTTTGTCTTGCAGGCCGTGAACGGAAGTATGCAGGACGCCGCCTCGCAGACGGTGCTCAAAAAGATGAAACAGTCTAGATAGCCAAGCCGCTGAAGAAGCAAAATCCGTTTTTGGCCATATTTCTGGAAAAGAGGCAAAAAACGATGTTCTATATAGAACAATCCTATGTTTGTACGTAGGAAAAGAGCCTTTTTTGGTTAACTTTGCTTTGTTATTGTCTTTTCCAAACCGAACTATATAGGATGAAATTCATTGTATCTTCTACGGCGCTTTTAAAGCAGCTTACCAGCATCAACGGGGTAGTGGCTAACAACCCCGTTGTCCCGATTCTGGAGAACTTCTTGTTCGAGATCAACGATGGCGTTTTGACCATCACCGCCAGTGACCTGGAGACATCCATGATCACAGAGATACACGTGGAGGCCCGCGAGAACGGTAGAATTGCCGCGCCGGCCAAAATATTGATTGACACCCTTAAAAACCTCCCAGACCAGCCGGTGACCTTCACCATTGACGAGGAGACCTATACCATTGAAATCAGCTCGTCTAACGGCCGCTACAAGTTGTCTGGTGAGAATGCCACAGACTTTCCTAAAGTGCCGGTAGTACGCGGCGGCAACGCCATTGAGATACCTTCTAACGTCTTGAGCCGCGCCATCAACAAAACCATTTTTGCGGTGAGCAATGATGAGTTGCGCCCCGCCATGACCGGTATTTTTGTGCAGTTGGGCAGTGACAACATCACGTTTGTGGCCACAGACGGCCACCGCTTGCTGCGCTACAGACGCAAAGACGTGAGCAGCGAGAACGCCGCTTCTATCATCATCCCTAAAAAAGCCTTCAACCTGCTGAAGTCCACGTTACCTAGTGAGGCCACGGCGGTGAGAATGGAGTTTAACACCTCTAACGCGTTCTTCAGCTTTGACAATATTAAAATGATCTGCCGCCTCATTGATGAGCGCTACCCAGATTATGAGAACGTGATTCCGGCGCAGAACCCTAACAAGTTGAGCATTGACCGTTATGACTTCCTGAGCTCTGTAAAACGTATCTCAATCTATTCCAACAAAACTACGCACCAGGTTCGTCTGCGCATTACCGGAAGCGAACTGCAGATCTCTGCCGAGGACTTAGACTTCTCCAATGAGGCCAGCGAGCGCCTCACCTGCCAGTACGACGGCGAGGACATGGAGATTGGCTTCAACGCCAAGTTCCTGACGGAAATGCTCAGCAACATGGATTCAGATGAAATCACGCTGGAATTGTCTACGCCCAACCGTGCCGGTCTTTTGATGCCAGCCAACAACGATGACGAAGAGAATATTTTGATGCTGGTGATGCCAGTGATGTTGAATAACTACGTATAGTTATTTCTTCTTTTAGAATATTGGAAGCCTCCTCTGGAAACAGAGGAGGCTTTTTTCTTTGGCGTTTTTGGCTGGTTTTCTGGAAATTAGGCTAAAAGCGAGTGCTGGTGTCTATCTCTATCAATTGAATTAAATCCGGATTCTGCTTTGGGGATGGGCAGATTCCTGGCGACAAAGAACTCATTACTTATACAGGCCTTATAGTGTGCGCGGTACCTACAATTACATTCATTCGTTTTTGGCCTGTTCCTCTCTAAATAGCCCAAAAACGGATACGGAGTTCAGTACTCACAACTCACAAGCAACACGAACATTCCACCTTTCTATTTGCTTACACCATATCCTCCGCCCATAAGTATCACAAAGTGATTGGAATTCAAGTCTGTTCTAAACAAAAACACCACCCATGGCAGAGATGGGGCAATTCAAGATGGAAGGCCGCTTGAATAAGAAAAAGCTGTTACCTTTGTGGCATGAACCAAGCGGCCCTCGGGCGCTAGAACCATGAAACAGATGAAGAAATCAGAAATACACTTTAGCATTGCCTTAGATGACCAGCGCGTACCAGAAGCCATCAGCTGGCGCGCTACAGATGCCGGGGATGACATGCACTTCGCCAAGGCCATCAACATTGCCCTGTGGGACCGGAATGACACTGGCACCATGAAGATAGACCTCTGGACCAAAGACATGCCCGTTGATGAAATGAAATATTTTTACATTGACACGCTGGGAGCCATGGCGCAAAGCCTGGAGTCTGCCACCAATGACAAGGTAATGGCCGAGAAAATGCGTGCCCTTTGCCAGGAGTTGATGGCACACGTAGACGAGCAGCAGAAACGCAACGCCCAGAACAACCCGCAGGCGTAAGCTTGCCTACTGCCTATAAACGAAGAAGCCGCTCTTGCAAGAGCGGCTTCTTCGTTTATAGGCAGTAGGATAAAATCTTCTATTTGTTTACGCTAGAAGCAGGTTTTACTACGGCTACCTCAGGCTTAGGAAAACTACGCTTGGCGTCTTCGTCAGACGGTGAAACCAAGGTCTTGGCCACCTTTCCGTTTCGTTTTTCTAACTGCAAGGCATATTGCTTGTCATGGGCCACCAAGGCTTTGCGTGAGCTATAGTATTGAGAATATTGAGCAGTGCTCAGCAGGCTCTCCAACTGAACATCACGGTCTTTACAAACTCCTTTGATACATTTGTCTAGTTCAGCCGGGTTGCTGGCAAACTTCTCCTCAAAGGCCACCATCTTTTTGGCGTTCTCTAAGTTAAGCGCCCGAAGCTTTCTGGATTGGAATTGGTTTAACTGAAGTTCCTTGATCATCTTGTCAGACAAGCTGGCGGCTCTCTGTTCTGCCGGTCCCTGGGCAAATGACGTTACACCGGTTAGGAGCATGATTACGAAGGCGAACACAAACTTTCTCATAACTTTATCAGTTTTTAGTGACAACAACACAATTCCCGTGCCATCTTCTTAGGAACAACGGCCTCGGTAAAAAAGTTGATTACTCCTGTAAAAAATTAAACGAGACCCAGAGGCTAGGGTTATGTCATTTGCCGAAGAAAACCATTGCATAGTCCTTGCAAACCCTACAAAATAGTAGAGTAAACTGAAGTGTAATGCTCTGAATATCAATTAAAAAGTGTTCTTCCACATCATGGATTCAACCGGGTAGGGCGTGCGGTCATTGTATTTGGCGTTGGGCTTGAGATTGTAGTAGTTTTCAATGCCGCCGTTCACCACAAAATAGATCAACTGCCCTATAGGCATGTTGTGGTACACCCGTACTTTCTGGCTTACAGAGATCTCCAGGGTCCAATGGTTGCAGAACCCCACGTCCCCTTTACCGGCGGTGGCGTGGATGTCAATCCCTAAACGTCCTACGCTGGATTTCCCTTCCAAAAACGGCACATGGGCATGGGTTTCAGTGTATTCCTCAGTCACGCCCAGGTACAGCTTGCCCGGTTCCAACACGTAG
The nucleotide sequence above comes from Nibribacter ruber. Encoded proteins:
- the dnaN gene encoding DNA polymerase III subunit beta, which gives rise to MKFIVSSTALLKQLTSINGVVANNPVVPILENFLFEINDGVLTITASDLETSMITEIHVEARENGRIAAPAKILIDTLKNLPDQPVTFTIDEETYTIEISSSNGRYKLSGENATDFPKVPVVRGGNAIEIPSNVLSRAINKTIFAVSNDELRPAMTGIFVQLGSDNITFVATDGHRLLRYRRKDVSSENAASIIIPKKAFNLLKSTLPSEATAVRMEFNTSNAFFSFDNIKMICRLIDERYPDYENVIPAQNPNKLSIDRYDFLSSVKRISIYSNKTTHQVRLRITGSELQISAEDLDFSNEASERLTCQYDGEDMEIGFNAKFLTEMLSNMDSDEITLELSTPNRAGLLMPANNDDEENILMLVMPVMLNNYV
- the dcd gene encoding dCTP deaminase, yielding MILTDRQILEEIEKGTIKIEPYDRSCLGTNSYDVHLGKYLASYRDEVLDARKHNEIDVFEIPEEGYVLEPGKLYLGVTEEYTETHAHVPFLEGKSSVGRLGIDIHATAGKGDVGFCNHWTLEISVSQKVRVYHNMPIGQLIYFVVNGGIENYYNLKPNAKYNDRTPYPVESMMWKNTF
- the gldF gene encoding gliding motility-associated ABC transporter permease subunit GldF; this translates as MLAILSKEFNSYLNSLIGYIVIGVFLVATGLFMWVFPDSSVLDYGYADLQSVFSLAPWLFLFLIPAITMRAFAEERKAGTMELLLTKPLSDTQLLLGKYFACLLLALFALLPTLLYYVSVYLLGDPVGNIDSAAVAGSYLGLIFLAAVFVAMGIFASSLTENQIVAFILAVFLCYLVYTGFDLLASIDAWGTASYYIAQLGISYHYSSISKGLIDSRDVLYFLSVITIMLLGTKLVLESRKW
- the gldG gene encoding gliding motility-associated ABC transporter substrate-binding protein GldG, translating into MVEQTHPTPENQATVAESRRRQDWTFFLVAVGLLLVLNFVASRYFFRIDLTEDQRYTISDKTKNLLGNLKEPVQVTVYLEGEFPAGFRRLQNSTREMLEEFRLYSDGKLDYNFVDPSANTNEEARNQFYMQLVQLGLQPTNLFAQEGDKKVEKIVFPGAIVAGAGKQTAATLLKGNQAAPPDERLNQSIEGLEYELASAVRKVAAASSGRIGVLQGHGELWVPKAADFLGTLSEYYTVNRVELSQVPDLHSFNLVVMMKPTQPYTEQDKYKLDQFVMRGGKILFLLDGVRAELDSIRNEGMLALPNDVNLQDLLFKYGARVNPDLVQDLNASFIPMVTGYMGNQPQTQLVPWRYYPLINSFSKLPMTRNLDAVQAKFVSSIDTVKAVGIKKTPLLWSSQYSRKRPAPVSLSLNDPRIDRDPKLFGEQAVPMGYLLEGSFKSLWTNRQPPAGSSIPFMGTSKPTKLVIFSDGDLGANEVDPKTGRPMELGYDRFTRLRYANKELLKNTVDFLLDEKGLIELRGKEIKLRPLDKAKLRDERTQWQVLNLGIPLVLLLLFGVFKFWFRKRKYAR
- the gldC gene encoding gliding motility protein GldC, coding for MKKSEIHFSIALDDQRVPEAISWRATDAGDDMHFAKAINIALWDRNDTGTMKIDLWTKDMPVDEMKYFYIDTLGAMAQSLESATNDKVMAEKMRALCQELMAHVDEQQKRNAQNNPQA